Genomic DNA from Geotrypetes seraphini chromosome 7, aGeoSer1.1, whole genome shotgun sequence:
TCAATTTGTTGAGTGCTCAGAAGGTATTTTTCCTCAGACCAGACTACGAGACAAATCCAGatgtttgaacgtctgaatcgcaAGCTGTTAAATCATCGCACTGAAGTACTGTTTGAAGAAGGACTTTAAATGTACAAATGTGACTACTATATAACTTGCAAGGATCATATGTGGATATTAAACATCACACCAGTCTGAGAATAATACCTTCTGAGAACTTACATATTTTTGATTTTGAAAAAACTAGTCATTCCTTTCTTTGGAATATGTGATAGTCAACATTCCGGATCCTATGGAAGTGTACATgtcaagagagagagaatgactgCTACATCTGGTACCCAACCTGCCAGGCTAACACAAGCGACTAGGAAGCACACATTGGGTTGCTATTTTAAGCCCCCTCTGTAAGCGGCACACCTTATGTCAATATTAATTCCTGTTTGAATTGAACTTCTTCCAACTTATAATATGCAGATAAGTCTCTGGACAAAATGTTAGGTGTGTAAGCAGAAGGAGAGAAACTGGTCTGGTCTTGTTTGGTGGCAGAGATGTAGGTGCTTCTATGAAGCAGCTGGCAAATTACCTGGTCGTTGCTCTTGCACCAATCCTGTCCAACCCCCCCTCCTAAACTCCCCTTTCTGGGGAACCAGGAGAGCACAATTTTGTGAGTCTGGGGAGACTGAACACAATGGTATCCCCTCTCAAAAAAACACAAAGGGCATCCAGAAGCCTGTCTGCTACTCAAAGTCTCTCTCTTATGCATAGACATAACTTTCCACATACATCCCATTGTCATGTTTGTGCTTACACACAATAGCTTGGTTTTGAAACTTATGTCATGTAATcttgaaggggaagggaggtggggttgGACTAGTAAGCAGAATGCTTAACTCGCATGACTACCCGACATTAAAAAACATCCCAAACCCTTAATATAAAAGGATGTCTATAGACCATTCTCCTTAaaaaatatctatctatctatataaaatcggatggatggatggatggatgttccagcataactctgaaacgcatgcagagatttcaaccaaacttggtacacatacgACTTACTATCTAGAAAAAAATAGTGTGGGAGCAGGAatgggtgacatgtaaaaattattgaaaatgacAGACGATTGGGATAAAGAAATATCCGGGCAACGgggggtaatcagctagtatataATAAAAATGAGAATAGATATTGAACAGTAAATTATACATTCCAGAGATTTCTCTATAAAGAATACAGCATATGAAAGATCCTGcaacaaatctaaaaaaaaaaaaaaggtaggaccCGACAAGATCTCTGTTCAATTTCTGGTTTTTAAAAATCTCTTCTATACATCAAGAAAGTGAAGTGAAGCAGACGGCTAGCATGCACGGCCCACTGACCGCTCTTACCTCAGGTAGTCCCTGCGGCACAGGATGAGGTTGGCTTTGGTGTACAAGGTGGATCCCACTTCCCCCAGGCGGCAATCGCAGCAAGCACACTTCAGGCAGTCCTCATGCCAGTACTTGTCCAGGGCTTTGAGCAGGTAGCGGTCTTTGATCTTGCGGTTGCAGCCAGCACAACCTTTCGGCTTGGTGTCTGGCTGGACTGAGAGCATTTGTATACCTAAAAGAAACAAATTctacattgtaaaaaaaaattatttattgccCTCTCGAGAGGAAGAAAATCATTTTGGTCCCctttatttaccccccccccaaaaaaaaaaaaaaaaaaagtaatcaaGACACCTGTTCATACAGCTAGATTTTGTTTTACATTTTGGTTAGAACAATATCAAAAGTTGAAAAGGAGAGCTTTAACTTCTCAGTGCAGCTGTTTACACAGATACAAAAAGCTACAGATGCAGAAGGGATATTTCCATAGCTGACTAGGTCACACCCCAACTTGCATGATACGGATTGCAGCAAAATTAGGTCGATGACCTCAGAGTGATCCAGTACTTTGGGTCTTGGTTTTTCTGGGCCAAGTAAAAGTTATACAAAAAAGGATTGAGTTGGAGAAATATTTTAGGACTGgaacacaccaaaaaaaaaaaaaccccaaaaaaactttCCAGTTTTGAAGAGTTGACAATTGGGAATATAACACATTCCTTTACAGAAATATCTTCAAGAGAcaaaactcagttaaaaaaaacaaaactaaaaaaccCTGCAAAAACCGAACACCTTTCTTGACTGAAGATTCAGAGGCCAGCGAAGTGAACGGGGGCTCCGACCCAAAGCATCTGAAGTGGCCCTTTTGCTCTGGAAGCTAATTAAGAGTGGGACACAAGGCAGAAGGGGTTTCATGTGAACCCTCTGGTGAGCTTTTAATTGCCTGGATGCTTTGCGAGCAACTCTCACGGCTGGCTGCCCCCATGATCAGCTCTGGCTCTGCCACAGCCCAGCCACCTAAAAGAACCAGGACAGAAGCACCAACATTTCACAAGGATTGGGGCTGCCATGATTTGGGGGGTGGCTCCTACAACCCCAGAGGCATATAAAGGAGAAACAAACTCTGAAATTACTTATGAGGTCCCTCCACCCCCCTTAAAACATAAGAGCTGTACAatatggaggaaaggcagaaaggCTCCCACTGGCCAAAGCCATCAAAACAAGGTTTCTTTCTACCCAACATTAGCCCAGcctgaaccccctccccctctttttttgtAGCAGTGGAGCTGGGAACCAATTCGACTCCCTCTTTCTCCAATGCAGCTGCAGAGCCCAGAGATCCTGACATTTTCCCACTCTTATCAGTTTAATTACAGTTACTATGGCAGCCAAGTGCTAGCGCTTGGCAAAGGCCAGCAAGAGATTTGCAAGACCGAGCTCAATTTGGAGACGGCTCCCGTGCAAAATGAAAGGGGGAAAGGCATGCATGCTGCCAACAAAGAGCCGCTTTGCCAGTTTCTTGCAGCCTTTTGTTCCAGGGATGGCGCAGCTAAAGCCCGAGAGAGCAAATGGCAAAGAGATGCAAAGCCCAAACCGCAGCCCAGATCTTACCGAAACTTTTCTGCATGAGTTGAATGGGAAAAGCCCGGCCCAGGCGaagtccagagagagagagagctcggCACACACGCCCAGGCCGTCTTTCCTTCACACCGACACACTCACTTCCATGTAGCAGTGTGCAAAGGAGGGAGAGCGACGGTCTGCCTTAATCCTATAATCCCAGCTTCCTCGTAGTGTCAAGCAGATGCACGATTGTCAGCGAGTAGCAAAATCCAAGTCACCCCCGAACCTGAATCGAGCAGCTGGCAACTTACCTCACTTGACAaaataagggggagagagggataagtcccccccccccaagcctggaCCGCCGCCTTTAGCAGTTGCAAATCGAGCTCTGGAgcaccttctcctcctcctccttgggAGCGATCGCATTAGGAGCCGGCATTTCTGCTACATCTGCCACCTTTTATCTACCAATTCCCCCCCCTTGGTTCCCGGCGACAAAGCCCTGCCTAGACTCGGCTCAGAGCAGCAACTTGGCCGGTCAGGGAGGAAGACAGCCCGCGCTTCGTTGGTTCGTTTCCCTCGGCAGAGAGCAGCCCCAGGACCAGCATTCACAAAACGGGACTAAGGCCTGTCCAAAACGTAGATGCCTCCTGCCTCCATACGTGACGTTTGGAAACGCAAGTTTAGTGCAAATTCCAACAACGAGCTGCGCCTCGTCAGGCTCGATCCAGTAGCGGAGCCGAGGCGGGCAGGAGGCATGTTGAACCCTTGGAAAGACCAGGAGGAGGTACTGGGAGGACTTGCTGTCAAAGTCAATTTGGCAGAAGGAGACTACGTGGCCTCACTCTGCCCTCGGAAAAGCGCAGCTGGGCTTTGGCAACTTTCACTTTGTAGAAGAGTCTCCCTTTAAAATGTAAGATCTGGTCTCTCCCGAAAATGTTTCTGTTTTGGCAATTcttgccccctctctccctccccccaaaatgagAGCATTACCTGAACTATTTGAATGCCAGACACGGTCTAGGGGCAACATTCCAAAGCCAGAGCTTAAGCTCGAGAGGGTGTTTGCTgctctctttccctctttccctAGCTTAAATCAAAGCAAACTTTTTCGCGCATATTTaggtcctgcccctccccccccctcacgcGCAACCGGTAATAAGAGTGCACACCAACCTGAAGCACCGGACCCGAGCACCGGAACCggcgggtgggggaggggggctggattTCGGGCAACTTTGGCTTCCTCCGTTCAGGcataaaacacacacacagcGCTCCCCGACCCTCGCCGTGTTTATATCCGAACAACCACTCAGAAAGAGCAGCGCCCGAGTCCGTCTCTCTCCCAACCAATGCACTCACTCCgaggaaggagggggaagggaggaaaacaAAACGCTACAGCTAATGAGTGCGATTCAATTAATTATGCTCAAGGAGACGAGACTTTTTCCTCCGACCAGCGTATGATCCGTTCCCCCCTCGCTGGTAAACCGCTGCTCTAATTCACAGCAGCTGATCGGGCGTCTTGTGCAAAATCATTCAGCTAATTAAACGATGGGATTCTTCCTTTGCCCCCCCGGTGACGCGTTTCGGACCGTGGCGAGGAGATGCCCAGCGGTTTAGCACCTTTCTTCTGCTCTCGGCTTGGGCGACGTCCGGCCCCGGAGCTTTCCCTGCTGGCTGCAAAAGGACGCCGTCGTTAGCATTCAGCTCCACGCCATTCATTTTCCGCTAAAATGTAATGATAATTAAATGGGCCATAAAATGCTCTTCTTTTCATTATGACTGATGAAATGCATTACAGCTGACAGGGTATTACCTGACAGTAATTAGGTTTTGTCATGAATTAAATTATTTCAAAGCAGGCTATCTCCTAAATCGTGCAATTTGCTGAaagattttttctttcttttttttaatctgagccaCAGAAGAGCGAGTGTAGCAGTTCCTCTTCCTAATCGTGTGAATTATAGTCAcaaggacacccccccccccccaacaaaaataaTGATTTGGCTAAAGCTCACCACTTTAGTAAGTGCACGGGGGTGGGGTACAGTGCAACCAGCCTAGATTGAGGGGACGGGAAGGGCAGTTTTAATCTAcgttcttaccccccccccccaagtgaagtAACCGCTTGCTTGGCTGGGGGAACACGAGCCCGACTGTCCCCCCCAAGTAAAAGCCCGCTTTACTCCCtcttatctctcccccccccaatggccACAGAACGGATCCCCCTTACCTGGTCTTAGAGAAAGTCTCCAGAGAAGGACCGAGCCTAAACTTCTTAGTCTCTTCCTTACGAGAAAGACACGACACACGCGGGTATTTCGAGCTCAAAGATTTATTTGGGGCAATTCAATGGTTCCCTGCCCCCAGAGGTCTCCTTGTAGTGTTGAACTTCAATCTAAGGTCCGGAAAGGCAACTAGTCAGGTCCAGGTCAAGCTTAGGCGAGAGCAATGGTGCCTCCCCCTTCAAATCTTCTCCTAAAAGCAAAAGGCGAGCGGGCCAGCTCGGCTCCTGCACTATTTAAACACCTCCCCAAGTCCCTAGTTATCAGGCTCCCTTCAGCTCTTCCAAGAAGCTGACAAGCACCGTTAGAGCAGTCTGTACATGTTGCTCTAATAGACCTCATTAAGCTCTACTTACAGATGTTCTTTTAACATAATTGATCTGCAGTGAGTTGAGAGGACGGCAACTTATTCCCTAGCCCCCAATTATGGTCGGGTAATTAGATCCCCAACCTCCAATTTTTCACATTCACCCTTCTAACATTCCAAAATATCAAAGTATCTCTTTCTCACAAaaagctcccctccccctcctcctggtGGACTCACTATTGACACTTAGATCTCCCATCCTTTTGTAGCGACGCCAGTTTTAATGGCAATATTCAACCCACTGacaggggtttgttttttttaaaaaaatttcttaacCCTCAGAAACAAAgggttaaattaaaataaaaccctCTAACTTGTATGGGTTGTACTTCTGATAAAAGCTTCCAATGATGAGTTTTGGCAGtggaagttctttttttttcttcttcttctaatGTCCTTTTATCTCTATCAATTCCTCAGATGAAAACTTTAAGGAAGCGTGAAGGGGGAAGGTAGCAGGCTCTGAAGCGGTGagaagaggggggaaaaaaacactcCACGGCACACCTGGGACAGATGAAGCCAAACCAGGGCTTTTAGAATGCCAATCAACAGGCCGGTTATCATCCCTCTAATTAGGAAAGCAACCTAAAACAGAGCGCACCCGGGGAAATGAAAATGCTTTGCCTTTGCACTTTAAAGGGGAGATGTTTCCTGCACTGTAAAAATCCAACATTGAGGATGACAAGTCCTTTTACTAATGGGCTGGATCCACCTACCCCCACAAGAGAGGGGCTGCCATGCTCCAGCTCAGGGGAGTGGACAGAGGGCCTTATACTCGAGAACAAAGAGCAGCCACTAATGAGGAAGGCTGtcctctacttaaattgctgtctTTTATTGTAACCTTCAACGGGCAAGAGTAACGTTGTAGATGATGGGTAGAAAAAGACCAATTGCCCCTGTCTAGTCTGCTTCGTTATTCCCAGCTCACTAAAGCGTTTGCAAGATGTTGCTCTCTGTCCAGGACATTTGGTCTCTATATCTTAGACAGATGAACACAAAAGATGCCTCACATACtgtagtccaggggtgtcaaactcaggcccgtgGGCCAAATTTGGTCCACAGGGTAATTAGATTTGGCCCGTGATTTATCCCGtgatttggccctctgttccttcccaccctccatcccagcttcccagtcttaccttcaaatcagcctgcagaggatcgccggtcaactgtagtgaacctagcaggctgccgttgacctcagcagcacgttccctctgccgcggttccGTACATCAGAGGACGGGCAGGACCACAGCAAAGGGAATGCTTCAGAGtccgacagcagcctgctaggttcgctacagcgggaaggggtaaaacacggatctgacggacctcgcggatctaaacccgcacatccttaaaaatctgaggtccgtgctgcctgtagttagtttctggctctgacagacctcggtgacaatttagtgctgacggatccgtctcagcatagggaggggaaagtattaggatccatcagcgctaaaatgtcaccgaggtctgtcagaaccagagactagtgctagtgctggagcggctccaaAACGAATCATTTAAattggtttcctgcagccccagtaaatcggctccaacagacctcggtgacattgtagcgctgacggatcctaatactttcccctccctatgctgagacggatccgtcagcagtaaattgtcaccgaggtttGTAAGAGCCAGAAAATAACAAcaggcggcacg
This window encodes:
- the LMO3 gene encoding LIM domain only protein 3 isoform X3 produces the protein MLPLDRVWHSNSSGIQMLSVQPDTKPKGCAGCNRKIKDRYLLKALDKYWHEDCLKCACCDCRLGEVGSTLYTKANLILCRRDYLRLFGVTGNCAACSKLIPAFEMVMRAKDNVYHLDCFACQLCNQRFCVGDKFFLKNNMILCQTDYEEGLMKEGYAPQVR